Proteins encoded in a region of the Streptomyces violaceoruber genome:
- a CDS encoding PP2C family serine/threonine-protein phosphatase, producing the protein MSQMPQQAAVPKCPSCEEPLESGDRFCGACGYDLSVVPARPEDSPTLAINGAVPAPDGVDWPVARDSDGHGHPAPVHAAAELPGTDSGGSPLPPPPPPPAAPPSTPAAAAAPAAPAGSPASGVRFDRPGEPDEYPLQAPDPRLTAEQAPAPEPAAVPRQPAAPAAAEKVCVACRAGRVDDDGYCENCGHAQPRERDHMEQESGPIAAVSDRGLRHHRNEDAFSVGCTALPDGARAQVAIVCDGVSSATRPDDASLAASRAAGESLLGALPRGTHPQQAMHEAILAASHAVNALADEPATAREQAPHQNAPACTLVGAVVTAGLLVVGWVGDSRVYWVPADRATPPARLTEDDSWAAQMVAAGLMNEAEAYADERAHAITGWLGADAYELEPHTASFKPDRAGVVVVCTDGLWNYAESAEEMAEAMPPDAADRPLHAARVLVGHALDGGGHDNVTVALLPFPAPPQGAGSA; encoded by the coding sequence ATGTCGCAGATGCCCCAGCAGGCCGCCGTGCCGAAGTGCCCGAGCTGCGAGGAACCCCTCGAGTCGGGCGACCGGTTCTGCGGTGCGTGCGGATACGACCTGTCCGTCGTGCCCGCGCGGCCCGAGGACAGCCCGACCCTGGCCATCAACGGCGCGGTGCCCGCGCCGGACGGCGTGGACTGGCCCGTGGCCCGGGACTCGGACGGCCACGGCCACCCCGCCCCGGTGCACGCGGCGGCCGAACTGCCGGGCACCGACTCGGGCGGCTCCCCGCTGCCGCCGCCCCCGCCGCCGCCCGCCGCGCCGCCGTCGACACCCGCGGCTGCGGCGGCACCCGCGGCTCCGGCGGGGTCGCCCGCGTCCGGGGTGCGGTTCGACCGGCCGGGGGAGCCCGACGAGTACCCCTTGCAGGCGCCCGACCCGCGGCTGACCGCGGAACAGGCCCCGGCTCCCGAACCGGCCGCGGTTCCCCGCCAGCCCGCCGCTCCGGCCGCGGCCGAGAAGGTGTGCGTGGCCTGCCGCGCGGGCCGGGTCGACGACGACGGCTACTGCGAGAACTGCGGGCACGCCCAGCCCCGCGAACGCGACCACATGGAGCAGGAGTCGGGCCCGATCGCCGCCGTCAGCGACCGCGGCCTGCGCCACCACCGCAACGAGGACGCGTTCTCGGTGGGCTGCACCGCGCTGCCCGACGGCGCCCGCGCCCAGGTGGCGATCGTCTGCGACGGCGTGTCCTCGGCGACCCGACCCGACGACGCCTCGCTCGCCGCGTCCCGGGCGGCCGGTGAGTCGCTGCTCGGCGCCCTGCCGCGCGGCACGCACCCGCAGCAGGCCATGCACGAAGCCATCCTCGCCGCCTCGCACGCCGTCAACGCGCTGGCCGACGAGCCCGCCACCGCCCGCGAACAGGCCCCGCACCAGAACGCGCCGGCCTGCACCCTGGTCGGCGCCGTGGTCACCGCCGGGCTGCTGGTCGTCGGCTGGGTCGGCGACAGCCGCGTCTACTGGGTCCCCGCCGACCGCGCCACGCCGCCCGCCCGGCTCACCGAGGACGACTCGTGGGCCGCGCAGATGGTCGCCGCCGGCCTGATGAACGAGGCCGAGGCCTACGCCGACGAACGCGCCCACGCGATCACCGGCTGGCTGGGCGCCGACGCCTACGAACTGGAGCCGCACACCGCGTCCTTCAAGCCGGACCGCGCCGGTGTGGTCGTGGTCTGCACGGACGGCCTGTGGAACTACGCGGAGTCCGCCGAGGAGATGGCCGAGGCCATGCCCCCGGACGCCGCCGACCGCCCGCTGCACGCCGCCCGCGTTCTGGTCGGTCACGCCCTGGACGGCGGGGGCCACGACAACGTAACAGTGGCCCTCCTGCCGTTCCCGGCCCCGCCGCAGGGGGCAGGATCGGCCTGA
- a CDS encoding serine/threonine-protein kinase: MPRPDPRVMVMDHPEVPERKRFCSRSDCGAPVGRSRGERPGRTEGFCTKCGHPYSFVPKLKAGDVVHGQYEVVGCLAHGGLGWIYLAVDKAVSDRWVVLKGLLDTGDQDAMAAAISERRFLAEIEHANIVRIYNFVEHLDQRTGSLDGYIVMEYVGGKSLKEIANARRSPQGRRDPLPVEQACAYGIEALEALGHLHSRKLLYCDFKVDNAIQTEDQLKLIDMGAVRRMDDDESAIYGTVGYQAPEVADVGPSVASDLYTVGRTLAVLSFDFQGYTTVYADSLPDPDSIEVFRQYESFYRLLVRATDPDPARRFASAQEMAEQLTGVLREVVSLQTGRARPAVSTLFGPEVRVTDTELFPRLDGEVSRLGARVPPARGRRGGSGAALPGGAGAAPALPGGSGPAVGAPGGTVAHAPPVGAGTPVAASGGASASLPGAVSSAGSAGWLGTGASGLVKEADAPTASLALPVPRVDAGDPNAGFLAGLMASAPAELLTALAAAPAPSTETRLRQIRARLENGDASGALEALGALEGERPDDWRVVWYRGLAALVTGAHEDAALAFDAIYDAFPGEIAPKLALGLCAEVLGQLDNAAEYYRLVWSSDPSHVSAAFGLARVQLAAGDRAAAVRTLESVPESSVHCTAARVAAVRARLRQRTAAAGDLRFLDDLIAAARQVEALDVYGLDPARREQLSAEVLGCALDWVLSGGRGSVPPAAGGRTLLGSGLDERGLRFGLERSYRTLARLARGGEERIDLVERANRYRPRTWV; encoded by the coding sequence GTGCCACGGCCCGACCCGCGCGTGATGGTGATGGACCACCCTGAGGTGCCCGAACGCAAGCGGTTCTGCTCGCGCTCGGACTGCGGGGCGCCGGTCGGGCGCTCGCGCGGCGAGCGGCCGGGCCGCACGGAGGGCTTCTGCACCAAGTGCGGCCACCCGTACTCGTTCGTGCCCAAGCTGAAGGCCGGGGACGTGGTGCACGGCCAGTACGAGGTGGTGGGCTGCCTCGCGCACGGCGGCCTCGGCTGGATCTACCTGGCCGTGGACAAGGCGGTCTCCGACCGCTGGGTGGTCCTCAAGGGCCTGCTGGACACCGGCGACCAGGACGCGATGGCGGCGGCGATCTCCGAGCGCCGCTTCCTCGCCGAGATCGAGCACGCCAACATCGTGCGGATCTACAACTTCGTCGAGCACCTCGACCAGCGCACCGGTTCCCTCGACGGCTACATCGTCATGGAGTACGTCGGCGGCAAGTCGCTCAAGGAGATCGCCAACGCCCGGCGCTCCCCGCAGGGGCGGCGCGATCCGCTGCCGGTCGAGCAGGCCTGCGCGTACGGCATCGAGGCGCTGGAGGCGCTCGGCCACCTGCACAGCCGCAAGCTGCTGTACTGCGACTTCAAGGTCGACAACGCCATCCAGACCGAGGACCAGCTCAAGCTCATAGACATGGGCGCGGTGCGCCGCATGGACGACGACGAGTCGGCGATCTACGGCACGGTGGGCTACCAGGCCCCGGAGGTCGCCGACGTCGGCCCGTCGGTGGCGTCCGACCTGTACACGGTCGGGCGGACCCTCGCCGTGCTGTCGTTCGACTTCCAGGGCTACACCACCGTCTACGCGGACTCCCTGCCGGACCCCGACAGCATCGAGGTCTTCCGGCAGTACGAGTCGTTCTACCGGCTGCTGGTGCGGGCCACCGACCCGGATCCGGCCCGCAGGTTCGCCTCCGCGCAGGAGATGGCGGAGCAGTTGACGGGTGTGCTGCGCGAGGTGGTCTCGCTCCAGACGGGCCGGGCCAGGCCCGCCGTCTCCACGCTGTTCGGGCCCGAGGTACGGGTGACGGACACGGAACTGTTCCCGCGCCTGGACGGCGAGGTGTCGCGGCTGGGCGCCCGGGTGCCCCCGGCGAGAGGACGGCGGGGCGGCTCCGGTGCGGCCCTGCCGGGCGGAGCGGGCGCCGCGCCCGCGCTGCCGGGCGGCTCCGGTCCGGCCGTGGGCGCTCCGGGCGGGACCGTCGCACACGCCCCGCCGGTGGGCGCGGGTACGCCGGTGGCCGCGTCCGGGGGCGCGAGCGCCTCGCTGCCGGGTGCGGTCAGCTCGGCCGGCTCGGCCGGCTGGCTCGGCACCGGGGCCTCCGGCCTGGTCAAGGAGGCCGACGCGCCCACCGCCTCGCTCGCGCTGCCGGTCCCCCGGGTCGACGCCGGCGACCCCAACGCGGGCTTCCTGGCGGGCCTGATGGCGTCCGCGCCGGCGGAGCTGCTGACCGCGCTGGCGGCCGCTCCGGCGCCGTCGACCGAGACGCGGCTGCGGCAGATCCGGGCCCGGCTGGAGAACGGCGACGCGTCCGGCGCCCTGGAGGCGCTGGGGGCCCTGGAGGGTGAGCGCCCCGACGACTGGCGGGTGGTCTGGTACCGCGGGCTGGCCGCGCTGGTGACCGGCGCCCACGAGGACGCGGCGCTGGCCTTCGACGCGATCTACGACGCCTTCCCCGGCGAGATCGCGCCCAAGCTGGCGCTCGGCCTGTGCGCGGAGGTGCTGGGGCAGCTCGACAACGCCGCCGAGTACTACCGGCTGGTGTGGTCCTCCGACCCGAGCCACGTCAGCGCGGCGTTCGGGCTGGCCCGGGTGCAGCTGGCCGCGGGTGACCGGGCGGCCGCCGTACGGACGTTGGAGTCGGTGCCGGAGTCGTCCGTCCACTGCACCGCGGCGCGCGTGGCGGCCGTCCGGGCGCGGCTGCGGCAGCGCACCGCGGCCGCGGGCGACCTGCGGTTCCTGGACGACCTGATCGCCGCCGCGCGGCAGGTCGAGGCGCTGGACGTGTACGGTCTGGATCCGGCGCGGCGCGAGCAGCTGTCGGCCGAGGTCCTCGGTTGTGCGCTGGACTGGGTACTCTCCGGAGGTCGGGGTTCCGTCCCTCCCGCCGCCGGGGGACGGACGCTGCTCGGCAGCGGCCTGGACGAACGCGGCCTGCGTTTCGGCCTGGAGCGTTCGTACCGCACGCTGGCCCGGCTGGCGCGGGGCGGCGAGGAGAGGATCGACCTGGTGGAACGTGCCAATCGTTACCGCCCCCGGACGTGGGTGTAG
- a CDS encoding vWA domain-containing protein, translating into MANFSKSNVPQFAVDVYQNEYLPEGGREVNAIVTVTATGGGTVGSAVAAPHLYSPGQGPSAAVALMVDCSGSMDYPPTKMRNARDATSAAIDTLRDGVHFAVVGGTHVAKEVYPGGGRLAVADATTRAQAKQALRSLGAGGGTAIGTWLRLADRLLATADVAIRHGILLTDGRNEHESPEDLRAALDACAGRFTCDARGVGTDWEVKEVTGIASALLGTADIVADPAGLAADFTRMMETAMGKEVADVALRLWTPLGTTVKFVKQVAPTVEELTARRTEAGPRAGDYPTGSWGDESRDYHVCVEVLAAGLGQEMLAARVSLVIPERGGTSRSSEAESGGGSVQNLGAQGLVRAVWTDDMTASTSINPQVAHYTGQAELAQAIQQGLDLRKAGDIDGATAKLGRAVQLAGVSGNADTAKLLAKVVDVVDAAAGTVRLKAKVEEADEMTLETRSTKTVRVKK; encoded by the coding sequence ATGGCCAATTTCTCGAAGTCGAACGTGCCGCAGTTCGCGGTGGACGTCTACCAGAACGAGTACCTGCCCGAGGGCGGCCGTGAGGTCAACGCCATCGTCACGGTCACCGCGACCGGCGGCGGCACGGTCGGGAGCGCGGTCGCCGCGCCCCACCTGTACTCGCCCGGCCAAGGGCCCTCCGCAGCCGTGGCGTTGATGGTCGACTGCTCGGGCTCGATGGACTACCCGCCGACCAAGATGCGCAACGCCCGCGACGCCACGTCCGCCGCGATCGACACCCTGCGCGACGGGGTGCACTTCGCCGTGGTCGGCGGCACCCACGTGGCCAAGGAGGTCTACCCGGGCGGCGGCCGGCTCGCGGTCGCGGACGCCACCACCCGGGCGCAGGCCAAGCAGGCGCTGCGCAGCCTCGGCGCGGGCGGCGGCACCGCCATCGGCACCTGGCTGCGGCTGGCCGACCGGCTGCTGGCCACCGCGGACGTCGCCATCCGGCACGGCATCCTGCTCACCGACGGCCGCAACGAGCACGAGTCGCCCGAGGACCTCAGGGCCGCGCTCGACGCCTGCGCCGGACGTTTCACCTGCGATGCCCGGGGCGTGGGCACCGACTGGGAGGTGAAAGAAGTCACAGGGATCGCCTCCGCCCTGCTCGGCACCGCCGACATCGTCGCCGATCCGGCGGGCCTGGCCGCCGACTTCACGCGCATGATGGAGACGGCCATGGGCAAGGAGGTCGCGGACGTCGCGCTGCGGCTGTGGACCCCGCTCGGCACCACGGTGAAGTTCGTCAAGCAGGTCGCCCCGACCGTCGAGGAGCTGACCGCCCGCCGGACCGAGGCGGGACCGCGGGCCGGTGACTACCCCACCGGTTCCTGGGGCGACGAGTCCCGTGACTACCACGTCTGCGTCGAGGTACTGGCCGCGGGCCTCGGCCAGGAGATGCTGGCCGCCCGGGTCTCCCTGGTCATCCCGGAGCGTGGGGGCACCTCCCGCTCGAGCGAAGCCGAGAGTGGGGGAGGCAGCGTCCAGAACCTCGGCGCGCAGGGTCTCGTACGGGCCGTGTGGACCGACGACATGACCGCCTCCACGTCGATCAACCCCCAAGTCGCCCACTACACCGGGCAGGCCGAACTGGCACAAGCCATCCAGCAAGGGCTCGATCTACGCAAAGCGGGAGACATCGACGGAGCAACGGCCAAACTGGGCCGCGCGGTTCAGCTCGCGGGAGTCTCCGGAAACGCGGATACGGCGAAACTGCTTGCGAAGGTGGTGGACGTGGTGGACGCGGCGGCAGGTACTGTGCGACTGAAAGCGAAGGTGGAGGAGGCCGACGAGATGACTCTCGAGACCCGGTCGACCAAGACCGTTCGTGTGAAGAAGTGA